One Serpentinicella alkaliphila DNA segment encodes these proteins:
- the carB gene encoding carbamoyl-phosphate synthase (glutamine-hydrolyzing) large subunit, producing the protein MAKDTSINKVLVIGSGPIIIGQAAEFDYAGTQACKSLKEEGIEVVLVNSNPATIMTDKNIADHVYIEPLNTKSLEKIIEIERPQGILPTLGGQTGLNLAIELFEQGILDKYNVKLLGTSVEAVKRAEDRKLFKETMESIGQPIPPSRIVSTMDEGISFAREVGYPLIIRPAYTLGGTGGGFVDNEEELNIVLEKGLRLSMIGQALIERSVLNWKEIEYEVMRDKNDNCITICNMENFDPVGVHTGDSIVVAPSQTLRDVEHQMLRSASIDIIRELKIEGGCNIQFALNPFSMEYIVIEVNPRVSRSSALASKATGYPIAKIAAKIAIGLTLDEIVNPVTGKTSALFEPSLDYIVVKIPQWPFDKFYTADRKLGTQMKATGEVMAIDRVFEGALLKAVRSLEGVNKTALFRDVDDIENKLKIPNDQRLFAIFNALRKGYSIDEIHDMTRIDKWFLSKIENIVNMEQELRENRLDINTISNCKKLGFSDVYISNILGITPDEVLDFRKEIDLKPVYKLVDTCAGEFESSTPYFYSTYEEDCEVEVTEKNKVVILGSGPIRIGQGIEFDYCSVHGAWALKNIGVETIIINNNPETVSTDFDTSDKLYFEPLTSEDVINIVEKEKANGVIVQFGGQTAINLVKPLYEKGINILGTAPEDIDKAEDRKKFSELLNSLNIPQTKGSTIKGITEAKEVSKVLGFPLVVRPSYVIGGQSMEIVWNEEQLVNYVENFQIFGDDYPILVDQYIEGKEVEIDGISDGKDVFIPAIMEHIERAGVHSGDSMSVYPIQDVTDSIKEKIVDYTIKIARALDIKGLINIQFVVKGEDVLVLEANPRASRTVPIVSKVTGVPMVAVATEIMLGKTLLELGYNTGVANYPPYVIVKAPVFCLEKLADVDIVLSPEMKSTGEVMGVGENYSEAMLKAFEGVGLKIPSSGGVLLSISDRDKHESLQIAKKIIELGFKIIATEKTANFYSENNIPITKVLSSEDDLGKIFKEYSIVMTINTPTKGKYSDRYGFKLRRKSVDYNIPCFTSIDTALQYVSCIEYLKNYNYKVKKIF; encoded by the coding sequence GTGGCAAAAGACACATCAATAAATAAAGTCTTAGTTATAGGTTCAGGGCCAATTATTATAGGTCAAGCGGCAGAATTCGATTATGCAGGAACTCAAGCATGTAAGTCCCTTAAAGAGGAAGGAATAGAAGTTGTTCTAGTAAACAGTAATCCAGCCACTATTATGACTGATAAAAACATTGCGGACCATGTATATATTGAGCCACTTAATACTAAAAGCTTAGAGAAAATAATAGAAATAGAAAGACCACAGGGTATTCTGCCAACTTTAGGTGGACAGACGGGATTAAATTTAGCAATAGAACTGTTTGAGCAAGGAATATTGGATAAATATAATGTTAAGCTTTTAGGCACCTCGGTAGAGGCTGTTAAAAGAGCAGAGGATAGAAAACTTTTTAAAGAAACTATGGAAAGTATAGGGCAACCTATTCCACCAAGTAGAATTGTAAGTACAATGGATGAAGGAATTAGTTTTGCTAGAGAGGTTGGTTATCCGTTAATTATTAGACCAGCATATACTTTAGGTGGAACTGGTGGGGGGTTTGTTGATAACGAAGAAGAGCTAAACATAGTTTTAGAAAAGGGCTTGCGCCTTAGTATGATAGGTCAGGCATTAATAGAGAGAAGTGTTCTAAACTGGAAAGAGATAGAGTATGAAGTAATGCGTGATAAAAACGATAACTGTATTACTATATGTAATATGGAAAATTTTGATCCCGTAGGAGTTCATACGGGGGATAGTATTGTTGTTGCACCTTCACAAACATTAAGAGATGTAGAGCATCAAATGCTAAGAAGTGCTTCTATAGATATAATAAGAGAACTTAAAATTGAAGGTGGATGTAATATTCAGTTTGCTTTAAATCCCTTTAGTATGGAGTATATAGTTATAGAAGTTAATCCGAGGGTAAGTAGATCCAGTGCCCTAGCCTCTAAAGCAACAGGTTACCCTATAGCTAAAATTGCTGCAAAAATAGCTATCGGCTTAACATTAGATGAAATTGTGAATCCTGTTACAGGTAAAACCTCAGCATTATTTGAGCCAAGTTTGGATTATATAGTTGTTAAAATACCACAATGGCCTTTTGATAAATTTTATACTGCGGATAGAAAGCTCGGTACACAAATGAAGGCTACTGGAGAAGTAATGGCTATTGATAGAGTATTTGAAGGGGCCTTATTAAAAGCGGTTAGAAGTTTGGAAGGTGTAAATAAAACCGCTTTATTTAGAGACGTTGATGATATAGAAAATAAGCTAAAGATTCCAAATGACCAAAGGTTATTTGCGATATTTAATGCTCTGAGAAAAGGATACTCTATAGATGAAATACATGATATGACTCGTATTGATAAATGGTTTTTGTCAAAAATAGAAAATATCGTAAATATGGAACAAGAGTTAAGAGAAAACCGGTTAGATATAAACACAATCAGCAATTGCAAAAAACTAGGCTTTAGTGATGTATATATATCTAATATATTAGGAATTACACCTGATGAAGTTTTAGATTTTAGAAAAGAAATTGATTTAAAACCAGTATACAAGCTTGTAGATACATGTGCCGGAGAATTTGAATCTTCAACCCCATATTTTTATTCAACCTATGAGGAAGATTGCGAAGTAGAGGTAACTGAAAAAAATAAAGTTGTTATTCTAGGCTCAGGCCCCATAAGAATAGGCCAAGGAATAGAGTTTGATTATTGTAGTGTCCACGGTGCATGGGCTCTTAAAAACATAGGGGTAGAGACTATTATAATAAATAATAATCCAGAGACTGTTAGTACAGATTTTGACACTTCAGATAAATTGTACTTTGAGCCTTTAACGAGCGAGGATGTAATTAATATAGTTGAAAAGGAAAAGGCAAATGGGGTTATTGTTCAATTTGGCGGTCAGACAGCGATAAATTTAGTTAAGCCTTTATATGAAAAAGGAATAAATATATTAGGTACTGCCCCAGAAGATATTGATAAGGCGGAAGATCGTAAAAAGTTTTCTGAGTTGCTTAATAGTTTAAATATTCCTCAGACTAAGGGTAGTACAATTAAAGGTATTACTGAAGCTAAAGAAGTAAGTAAAGTATTAGGCTTTCCATTAGTTGTTAGACCATCATATGTTATTGGTGGGCAATCTATGGAGATTGTTTGGAATGAAGAACAACTAGTTAATTATGTTGAGAACTTTCAAATATTTGGAGACGACTATCCTATTTTAGTAGATCAATATATAGAAGGAAAAGAAGTTGAAATAGATGGAATTAGTGATGGAAAAGATGTTTTTATACCTGCTATTATGGAACATATTGAAAGGGCAGGTGTGCACTCTGGGGATAGTATGAGCGTATATCCAATACAGGATGTTACGGATTCTATTAAAGAAAAGATTGTTGATTATACAATAAAAATTGCTAGGGCCTTGGATATCAAAGGACTAATAAATATTCAATTTGTAGTTAAGGGTGAAGATGTATTAGTGCTTGAGGCTAATCCTAGAGCATCAAGAACTGTGCCTATAGTATCTAAGGTTACTGGAGTGCCTATGGTTGCAGTTGCAACTGAAATAATGTTAGGCAAAACATTATTAGAATTAGGCTACAATACGGGTGTGGCAAACTATCCACCATATGTTATCGTTAAAGCTCCAGTTTTCTGTTTAGAGAAGCTTGCAGATGTGGATATCGTCTTAAGTCCGGAGATGAAATCCACAGGTGAAGTTATGGGTGTTGGGGAAAATTACTCTGAGGCAATGCTCAAAGCTTTTGAAGGAGTCGGCCTAAAAATTCCGAGTTCCGGTGGAGTACTACTATCCATATCAGATAGGGATAAGCATGAGTCATTACAAATAGCTAAGAAAATTATTGAGCTTGGCTTTAAAATAATAGCAACCGAGAAAACTGCAAATTTCTACTCGGAAAACAATATACCTATTACAAAAGTTTTATCTAGCGAAGATGACCTTGGAAAAATATTCAAGGAATATTCCATTGTTATGACTATTAATACTCCGACAAAGGGAAAATATTCTGATAGATACGGGTTTAAGCTAAGAAGAAAGTCTGTAGATTATAATATACCTTGCTTTACATCTATAGATACTGCACTACAATATGTATCTTGTATTGAGTATTTGAAAAACTATAATTATAAAGTAAAGAAAATATTTTAA
- the carA gene encoding glutamine-hydrolyzing carbamoyl-phosphate synthase small subunit yields the protein MNAYLILEDGSKFQGKAFGSIKEESGEVVFNTSMTGYQEIFTDYSYNGQILVMTYPMIGNYGFNNLDVESAKPSINGLIVREYCRKPSNWKNEMDLETYFKRNDIMGIEGVDTRKLVKHLRDKGTMNSVITTDLSRYDLILERLKTEDISKKNYTIDVSTKEIYRLEGNGPRIAVMDFGLKLNILRILKSFDCDITVFPYDTKADEIMKGNFDGVFLSNGPGNPENLTASVDTIKKLINYKPMFGICMGHQLLALANGAKTYKLKFGHRGGNHPVKDLLTNKVYITSQNHGYAVDESTINYDQLIVTHKNLNDGTVEGIKHKYLPIFSVQFHPEASPGPMQSKYLFEQFLSYLNVKEKAV from the coding sequence GTGAATGCATATTTAATATTGGAAGACGGTTCAAAATTCCAAGGAAAAGCTTTCGGGAGTATAAAGGAAGAAAGTGGAGAAGTTGTGTTCAATACGTCAATGACGGGCTACCAGGAGATTTTCACTGATTACTCATATAATGGTCAAATATTAGTTATGACTTATCCGATGATAGGGAACTATGGCTTCAATAATTTAGATGTTGAATCAGCAAAGCCTTCAATAAATGGTTTAATCGTTAGGGAATATTGTAGAAAGCCGAGTAACTGGAAAAATGAAATGGATCTCGAAACATATTTTAAACGAAACGATATTATGGGTATTGAAGGTGTAGATACCCGTAAATTAGTTAAACATCTTAGAGATAAGGGTACTATGAACTCAGTAATAACTACGGATTTAAGTAGATATGATTTAATTTTAGAAAGATTAAAGACAGAAGATATCTCTAAGAAAAATTACACTATAGATGTATCAACTAAAGAAATTTATCGTCTTGAAGGTAATGGTCCTAGAATTGCAGTAATGGATTTTGGTCTAAAGCTTAATATATTAAGAATTTTAAAATCCTTTGATTGTGATATAACTGTTTTTCCTTATGATACAAAAGCGGATGAAATAATGAAAGGTAATTTTGATGGGGTATTTCTATCAAATGGCCCGGGAAATCCAGAAAACCTTACGGCTTCAGTAGACACTATAAAGAAATTAATTAACTATAAGCCTATGTTTGGAATTTGTATGGGACATCAATTATTGGCATTAGCCAATGGTGCAAAAACATATAAATTGAAGTTTGGTCATAGGGGAGGAAATCATCCAGTAAAAGATTTGTTAACTAATAAAGTGTATATAACTTCGCAAAATCATGGATATGCTGTGGATGAAAGTACAATTAATTATGATCAATTAATTGTAACACATAAAAATTTAAATGATGGAACAGTAGAAGGAATTAAACATAAATATCTACCTATATTCAGTGTTCAATTTCATCCAGAGGCTAGTCCTGGACCAATGCAATCAAAATATTTATTTGAACAATTTTTAAGCTATTTAAATGTAAAAGAAAAAGCAGTGTAG
- a CDS encoding aspartate aminotransferase family protein — MSINVIIKEGKEYLMNTYKRIPIAFTEGKGAYLTDTEGKTYLDMVGGLAVSALGHSHPAVVNAIKVQAEKLLHTSNLYWIENQVKLGKILVENSFADKAFFCNSGAEANEGAIKLARKYSYKNYGEGRNEIISMTGSFHGRTMATLSITANKKYQEGYAPIPTGFKQAVFNDFETVLEAVTENTCAIIIEPVQGEGGVTPADKDFMTNIKKLCSEKDILLIMDEVQVGIGRTGKLFGYENYGIEPDIMTLAKALAGGIPVGAVLAKDEVAKSFEPGDHGTTFGGNPFTCAVGIAAMETVINEKLWENAELIGGYLAEKLRELVNKYSFVKQVKGKGFIAGLELEVEGAPYVEKALEKGVLINCTSSTVLRFLPPLTISKEEVNKLVAVLDEIFSEMGGV; from the coding sequence ATGAGTATAAATGTAATTATAAAAGAAGGTAAAGAGTATTTAATGAATACTTACAAAAGAATTCCTATAGCATTTACAGAAGGAAAAGGTGCATATTTAACAGATACGGAGGGAAAAACCTATTTAGATATGGTGGGCGGATTAGCAGTTTCTGCTTTAGGTCATTCGCATCCAGCAGTTGTAAATGCAATAAAAGTTCAAGCAGAGAAGCTTTTACACACTTCAAACTTATATTGGATTGAAAATCAAGTAAAGTTAGGAAAAATTCTAGTGGAAAACTCTTTTGCAGATAAAGCCTTTTTCTGTAATAGTGGGGCCGAAGCTAATGAAGGCGCTATAAAGTTAGCAAGAAAATATTCATATAAAAATTATGGTGAGGGAAGAAATGAAATTATTTCTATGACTGGTTCTTTCCACGGAAGAACAATGGCAACCTTAAGTATAACTGCTAATAAAAAATATCAAGAGGGCTATGCTCCAATTCCTACAGGATTTAAGCAAGCAGTGTTCAACGACTTTGAAACTGTATTAGAGGCAGTTACTGAAAACACCTGCGCAATTATTATAGAGCCTGTTCAAGGTGAGGGTGGAGTAACTCCTGCGGATAAAGATTTTATGACTAATATAAAAAAATTATGCTCAGAAAAAGATATTTTACTAATTATGGATGAGGTGCAAGTTGGAATAGGTAGAACAGGTAAATTATTTGGCTATGAGAATTATGGAATTGAGCCAGACATTATGACCTTAGCAAAAGCTTTAGCTGGTGGTATTCCAGTAGGTGCGGTATTAGCAAAGGATGAGGTTGCTAAATCCTTCGAGCCTGGGGATCATGGCACTACTTTTGGCGGAAACCCATTTACATGTGCAGTTGGAATAGCTGCAATGGAGACTGTTATTAACGAGAAGCTATGGGAAAATGCTGAATTAATTGGAGGGTATCTTGCAGAAAAGCTAAGAGAGCTAGTGAATAAATATTCATTTGTAAAACAGGTTAAAGGAAAAGGCTTTATTGCTGGATTAGAGCTTGAAGTAGAAGGAGCTCCATATGTTGAAAAGGCCTTAGAAAAAGGAGTTTTAATCAATTGTACATCTTCAACGGTGCTAAGATTTTTACCACCTTTAACAATTAGTAAGGAGGAAGTAAATAAGTTAGTGGCGGTTTTAGATGAGATATTTAGTGAAATGGGGGGAGTATAG
- the argB gene encoding acetylglutamate kinase, whose translation MNITPCQKADVLIEALPYIKSFYNQTVVIKYGGNAMINEELKRTVIQDIVLMKFVGMNPVVVHGGGPEITDLMKVFGKEPEFVDGLRVTDKETMEITEMALVGKVSREIVSLINLNGVKCIGISGKDGNMIKAKQKDPKLGLVGEIDFIDTEIIETVTQKGYIPVISPIGVGENGETYNINADEVAGNLAAALQAKKLVLITDVQGVMMDYKNPETIISKIKSHEINGYIENGVIQGGMIPKIKCCLEAVSKGVERAHIIDGRKPHSILLEIFTDDGIGTMITE comes from the coding sequence TTGAATATAACGCCGTGTCAAAAAGCAGATGTATTAATAGAGGCATTACCATATATTAAATCCTTCTACAACCAAACAGTAGTTATTAAGTATGGTGGGAATGCAATGATAAATGAAGAGTTAAAAAGAACAGTAATACAAGATATTGTACTAATGAAATTTGTAGGAATGAATCCAGTTGTAGTCCATGGTGGGGGGCCTGAAATAACAGATTTGATGAAGGTTTTCGGTAAAGAACCTGAGTTTGTAGATGGCTTAAGGGTAACTGATAAAGAGACTATGGAAATTACAGAGATGGCATTGGTTGGTAAAGTAAGTCGTGAAATTGTTTCGTTAATAAACCTTAATGGAGTAAAGTGCATCGGTATTAGTGGTAAAGATGGGAACATGATAAAGGCTAAGCAGAAAGATCCTAAACTAGGCTTAGTAGGAGAGATAGATTTTATTGATACGGAAATTATCGAAACTGTTACTCAAAAAGGGTATATACCAGTAATATCACCAATCGGAGTAGGTGAAAACGGAGAGACATATAATATTAATGCTGATGAGGTAGCGGGAAATTTAGCTGCTGCACTTCAAGCAAAAAAGCTAGTTTTAATTACAGACGTTCAGGGAGTAATGATGGATTATAAAAATCCTGAGACGATTATTTCAAAAATTAAGTCCCATGAGATTAATGGTTATATAGAGAATGGAGTAATACAAGGCGGAATGATTCCTAAAATAAAATGTTGTTTAGAGGCTGTAAGTAAAGGCGTTGAAAGAGCCCATATTATAGATGGTAGAAAACCACATTCTATTCTTTTAGAGATATTTACAGATGATGGAATTGGAACGATGATTACAGAATAA
- the argJ gene encoding bifunctional glutamate N-acetyltransferase/amino-acid acetyltransferase ArgJ, producing MQFNIFNGDVTSPKGFKASGVYAGIKKKIKSDMTIIYSDVLANGAAVFTKNKVCAAPVTISKEHIKNGKIQAIIVNSGNANACTGDVGLKDALKMVEKTAEVLNISKEDVIVSSTGVIGVALPMENVIKGIELAADVLNYDGGQDAAEAILTTDLCKKNIAVELEIDGKKVTIGGIAKGSGMIHPNMATMLGFITSDVKIDGTFLNELLKEITKDTYNMITVDGDTSTNDMVCVMANGVADNSEINKDHAEVEKFIDAFKYVNAYLAKSIVYDGEGATKFIEVEVVNSLTKEDARMAIKSVLTSNLVKTAFFGEDGNWGRIVAAVGYSDANFDVDKTDVTLKSEGGTVKIFEQGQGAVYEEEDVAKILKFKEIQVLIDFNLGNEKAIGWGCDLSYDYVKINGSYRS from the coding sequence ATGCAGTTTAATATATTTAATGGAGATGTAACTTCACCTAAGGGCTTTAAAGCAAGTGGAGTATATGCGGGAATAAAAAAGAAAATAAAGAGTGATATGACTATTATATATAGTGATGTTTTAGCAAATGGGGCAGCAGTTTTTACTAAAAATAAAGTATGTGCAGCACCCGTAACAATTTCAAAGGAGCATATAAAAAACGGAAAAATTCAAGCAATCATAGTTAATAGTGGAAATGCAAATGCATGTACTGGTGATGTAGGGTTAAAGGATGCACTAAAAATGGTTGAAAAAACAGCTGAAGTACTTAATATATCTAAAGAGGATGTTATAGTTTCATCTACTGGAGTAATTGGTGTAGCTCTACCAATGGAGAATGTAATCAAAGGTATTGAGTTAGCAGCGGATGTTTTAAATTATGATGGTGGGCAAGATGCTGCTGAGGCCATATTAACAACTGATTTGTGTAAAAAGAATATAGCTGTTGAACTAGAGATAGATGGTAAGAAGGTAACTATTGGTGGTATCGCTAAGGGTTCTGGTATGATACATCCAAATATGGCAACAATGCTAGGATTTATAACTAGTGATGTAAAAATAGACGGGACATTTTTAAATGAACTGTTAAAAGAGATTACTAAGGACACATATAACATGATAACAGTAGATGGAGATACAAGTACAAACGATATGGTCTGTGTAATGGCTAATGGTGTTGCTGACAATAGTGAAATTAATAAAGATCATGCTGAGGTTGAAAAGTTTATTGACGCATTTAAATATGTTAATGCCTACTTAGCTAAATCTATTGTATATGACGGAGAAGGGGCAACTAAATTTATAGAAGTTGAAGTTGTAAATAGCCTAACTAAAGAAGATGCACGAATGGCTATCAAAAGTGTTCTAACTTCTAATTTGGTTAAAACCGCTTTCTTTGGGGAAGACGGAAATTGGGGAAGAATTGTAGCTGCTGTTGGTTATTCGGATGCCAACTTCGATGTTGATAAAACAGATGTTACATTAAAAAGTGAAGGTGGCACAGTGAAAATATTTGAGCAAGGTCAAGGAGCCGTGTATGAAGAAGAAGATGTAGCAAAGATACTTAAATTTAAGGAAATACAGGTTTTAATAGATTTTAATTTAGGGAATGAGAAGGCTATTGGTTGGGGATGTGATTTATCCTACGATTATGTAAAAATCAATGGTTCATATAGATCTTAA
- the argC gene encoding N-acetyl-gamma-glutamyl-phosphate reductase: MIRVGILGATGFVGAELIRLLVNHPGVEITFLDSRSYKDIDYSTVYPNLRTYINAKCISVDLDSDLDNVDLIFCALPHGLSQEPVKKALEKGIKVIDLSADFRIKDADVYADWYGVEHKAKDDLESAIYGLSEIYSQDIKEANLIANPGCYPTSIIIPLYPLLKENVIKDDVIIVDSKSGVSGAGRTPSEANLYALCNENIKAYSLGKHRHTPEIEQELSAAATRQVMVQFTPHLTPMTRGILSTIYIKNTKYLDYDDIKSIYEDYYKDKFFIRMLNNNEFPQTKAVYGSNFCDIGFTIDKRTNTIIIVSAIDNLVKGAAGQAIQNMNIMFGLKENEGLNIVPIWP; this comes from the coding sequence ATGATTCGTGTAGGTATACTTGGAGCCACAGGTTTTGTTGGAGCTGAGCTTATAAGGTTATTAGTAAATCATCCGGGAGTTGAAATTACATTTTTAGATTCCAGGAGTTATAAAGATATAGATTATTCAACGGTTTATCCAAACCTGAGGACTTATATAAATGCCAAATGTATTTCAGTTGATTTAGATAGTGACTTAGACAACGTAGATTTGATATTTTGTGCCTTACCCCATGGTTTAAGCCAAGAACCAGTAAAAAAAGCACTGGAAAAAGGGATAAAGGTAATTGATTTATCTGCAGACTTTAGAATAAAGGATGCGGATGTATATGCGGATTGGTATGGAGTGGAACATAAGGCTAAGGATGATCTTGAGTCCGCTATATATGGTTTAAGTGAAATTTATTCGCAAGATATCAAAGAGGCAAATTTAATAGCTAATCCCGGTTGTTATCCTACTAGTATAATTATACCTTTATATCCACTCTTAAAGGAAAATGTTATAAAGGATGATGTAATAATAGTTGACTCAAAATCCGGGGTATCTGGAGCAGGTAGAACACCCTCAGAGGCAAATCTTTATGCATTATGTAATGAAAATATAAAAGCCTATAGTCTAGGGAAGCATAGACATACCCCAGAAATAGAACAGGAATTATCAGCAGCGGCTACGAGACAGGTAATGGTTCAGTTTACTCCGCATTTGACTCCAATGACTCGGGGTATCCTAAGTACTATATACATTAAGAATACAAAATACTTAGATTATGATGATATAAAGTCTATATATGAAGATTATTATAAAGATAAGTTTTTTATAAGAATGTTAAATAATAATGAATTTCCGCAAACCAAGGCAGTGTACGGATCAAACTTCTGTGACATTGGATTTACTATAGATAAAAGAACAAACACAATAATAATTGTAAGTGCTATAGACAATTTGGTTAAAGGTGCTGCAGGGCAGGCAATTCAAAATATGAATATTATGTTCGGGCTAAAAGAAAACGAGGGTTTAAATATAGTGCCAATTTGGCCTTAA
- a CDS encoding YtxH domain-containing protein, whose translation MDIRKLQRRAENLRNLLDYNRYDEIRMIERERERRRGVRNGLILGSIIGGLVGVLFAPDTGANTRKKTKEELDRLKGNLEVGIEEGKEKLSEIYEDKKEVIENKIIAFKDKGNADTSFSEVCVDEELEDF comes from the coding sequence ATGGATATAAGAAAATTACAAAGAAGGGCTGAAAACCTAAGGAATTTGTTAGATTATAACAGATATGATGAAATAAGAATGATTGAAAGAGAAAGAGAGAGAAGACGTGGTGTTAGAAATGGCCTTATTCTAGGGTCTATAATTGGTGGATTAGTTGGAGTATTATTTGCACCAGATACAGGGGCTAATACAAGAAAAAAGACTAAGGAAGAGCTGGACAGGCTAAAGGGGAATTTAGAGGTAGGTATTGAAGAGGGCAAAGAAAAGCTTTCGGAAATATATGAGGATAAAAAGGAAGTAATCGAGAATAAGATTATTGCGTTTAAAGATAAGGGAAATGCTGATACTTCATTTAGTGAAGTTTGTGTTGATGAGGAATTGGAAGACTTTTAA